The Litoribrevibacter albus genome segment GACAACCGTAAACAACTACATTGAACAGCAAGGCTTTTCAGAACTGGCTAAGCGGTATGCAACGAACTTAGCAAGTGGTCGTTTTTTATGGCGTAACCGTGTGGGAGCAGAGTCCATTCAAGTTCATATAAACGAAGCTGAGTCTGGTAATACCTGGAAGTTCAATGGGTACGATTTCAAACTCTCGACTTTTGATCAATCTTCTCCGGATTTGGACTCGGTTAGCAGCGTTATTGAAAAGGGGTTGTCTGGCAAGGATTTTTCTTTAGTTACTGTTAAAGCTTTTGTGAAGTTAGGGCAGGGGCAAGAAGTCTTTCCGTCTCAAGAGTTGGTGTTAGATAGTGGAACGGCAAAGGACAAAAAGAGTAAAACCTTATATCAAGTAAATGAAACGGCAGCGATGCACTCTCAGAAAATAGGCAATGCAATACGCACAATTGATACTTGGTTTCCTGAAGCTGAAAGTGTTGGTGCAATTTCTGTTGAGCCATTCGGTTCAGTTACAAGCCAAGGCAAAGCTTACAGACAGCCAAAGCAAAAGATGGATTTCTATACCTTATTGGATAACTGGGTATTGAAAGGACAAGAGCCAGCGCTTGATCAGCAACATTACGTGATTGCCAACCTGATTCGAGGTGGTGTGTATGGTGAGAAATCTGAATAGGTGACACCATGAAGTATTACATAGACATAACCCTTCTAGCGGACGCCGAAATCAGCCTTGGTTTCCTCTGGCAAAAGGTGTATCAACAGATACACCTAGCGTTGGTGGAGCATAAAGTAGGGGAAAACGAATCCGCTGTGGCGCTTTCCTTTCCTGGGTATGGAGCAAAACCCTTTCCGTTAGGCAATAAACTCCGTTTGTTAGCGTCTTCATCTGCACAGTTAGAACAACTCAATATTTCTGACTGGCTTACTCGATATACCGACTACGCGCATGTAACGTCCGTCAAAAATGTGCCAGAGAATATCGAGAACTATGTGAGCTTTCAGCGTAAACACGTAAAAGGTGAAGGGCGTCGAGCATCTTCTTTAATGAGTAAAGCGCAGCATCAATCAGAAAAGTTTGGGGTGGATTTTGAGGGATGTCTGGAAAAGCTTAAAGCCAATTCAGATAAGAAAGACTCCAAACTGCCGTTTATAT includes the following:
- the csy3 gene encoding type I-F CRISPR-associated protein Csy3, giving the protein MSNLKTASVLAFERKLSNSDALMFSGNWNDIDNEANWQGISIQEKSVRGTISNRQKNAIMTDPAKLDQEVQKPNLQKVDSAALPFEHDTLKVEFTLRVLGSVQQPSTCNSQDYRLALETTVNNYIEQQGFSELAKRYATNLASGRFLWRNRVGAESIQVHINEAESGNTWKFNGYDFKLSTFDQSSPDLDSVSSVIEKGLSGKDFSLVTVKAFVKLGQGQEVFPSQELVLDSGTAKDKKSKTLYQVNETAAMHSQKIGNAIRTIDTWFPEAESVGAISVEPFGSVTSQGKAYRQPKQKMDFYTLLDNWVLKGQEPALDQQHYVIANLIRGGVYGEKSE
- the cas6f gene encoding type I-F CRISPR-associated endoribonuclease Cas6/Csy4 translates to MKYYIDITLLADAEISLGFLWQKVYQQIHLALVEHKVGENESAVALSFPGYGAKPFPLGNKLRLLASSSAQLEQLNISDWLTRYTDYAHVTSVKNVPENIENYVSFQRKHVKGEGRRASSLMSKAQHQSEKFGVDFEGCLEKLKANSDKKDSKLPFIWLESQQTKKRSPEMSSRFPLFIEKVEANQPVTGKFNCYGLSSKQDESPATVPWF